One Odocoileus virginianus isolate 20LAN1187 ecotype Illinois unplaced genomic scaffold, Ovbor_1.2 Unplaced_Contig_48, whole genome shotgun sequence DNA window includes the following coding sequences:
- the LOC110144589 gene encoding LOW QUALITY PROTEIN: olfactory receptor 5M5 (The sequence of the model RefSeq protein was modified relative to this genomic sequence to represent the inferred CDS: deleted 1 base in 1 codon) — protein MLAPKKMGRGNSTLVTEFVLLGLTDRPDLQPILFVLFLGIYLITMGGNLGMLLLIRIDPRLHTPMYFFLASLSCLDLCYSTNVTPKMLVNFLSEKKTISYTACLIQCYFFIAMVITEYYMLAVMAYDRYMAICNPLIYSSKMSKGVCIRLIAGPYTYGFLSGLMETMWTYHLTFCGSNVINHFYCADPPLIRLSCSDTYIKETSMFVVAGFNLSNSLLIILISYIFILTAILRMRSAKGRHKAFSTCGSHLVAVTVFYGTLFCMYVRPPTDQSVEQSKIIAVFYTFVSPILNPIIYSLRNKDVKQAFWKLIRRNVLLN, from the exons ATGCTGGCACCTaagaaaatgggcagaggaaatTCCACCTTGGTGACTGAATTTGTTCTCTTGGGATTAACAGATCGTCCAGATCTTCAGCCCATCCTCTTTGTGCTGTTCCTGGGGATCTATCTAATCACCATGGGAGGGAACCTTGGGATGTTGCTATTGATCAGGATAGATCCACGCCTCCACACCCCTATGTACTTCTTTCTTGCTAGTTTGTCCTGCTTGGATTTGTGCTATTCCACTAACGTGACTCCCAAGATGTTGGTGAACTTCTTATCAGAGAAAAAAACCATTTCCTACACTGCTTGTTTAATCCAGTGCTATTTTTTCATTGCCATGGTGATTACTGAATATTACATGCTAGCTGTGATGGCTTATGATAGGTACATGGCCATCTGTAATCCTTTGATTTATAGCAGCAAGATGTCTAAAGGGGTCTGCATTCGCCTGATTGCTGGTCCATATACCTACGGGTTCCTTAGTGGCCTGATGGAAACCATGTGGACATACCACTTGACTTTTTGTGGCTCCAATGTCATTAATCACTTCTATTGTGCTGACCCACCCCTCATTCGACTCTCCTGCTCTGACACTTACATTAAGGAGACATCCATGTTTGTGGTGGCC GGATTTAACCTCTCCAACTCTCTTCTCATAATCCTCATCTCCTACATCTTTATACTCACTGCCATCTTGAGGATGCGTTCTGCTAAAGGCAGACACAAGGCTTTTTCCACCTGCGGGTCCCATCTGGTGGCAGTGACTGTGTTTTATGGGACCCTGTTCTGTATGTACGTTAGACCTCCCACAGACCAGTCAGTGGAGCAGTCCAAAATTATTGCTGTTTTCTACACTTTTGTAAGCCCTATATTGAACCCCATCATTTATAGTTTGAGGAACAAGGATGTGAAACAAGCTTTTTGGAAATTGATCAGAAGAAATGTACTTTTGAACTAA